In Oscillatoria acuminata PCC 6304, a single window of DNA contains:
- a CDS encoding sigma-70 family RNA polymerase sigma factor, with protein MVYRHIHIEDLEHIKDALSVAVLFESLGYDADCDPLEVSDLQLSPSNTEAIKTAYLIANQEKGTLQVFLLELEPKSWSSNAGVIVRLTAIAKNLCQRDTDILIVATVNYQQLVLISPFQTLDQQLNLKLSIAKMFINVKNPSFYDLNQLEKIAAHSLKPSQLYQVQHQTLKQVREEKRQPISTDLVQCYLREIGRIPLLKREDEISLAQQVQRWIQLEQGKQSLNSKLHREPTRSEWANATGLSLSQLEDAISKGRKAQKSLVYSNLRLVVSIAKIYQHRGLELLDLIQHGNEGLIKATEKFDPIKGYKFSTYATHWIRQHITRGLCNESRIIRLPVHIQESLSKVKKTTRHLTLKLEHIPSLEKIAVELEMSVEQVKFLRRINKLSQPSSLDALLTDDLTLADLLPSKDNLAQCLEQQWMREEIDKALSTLKPREQEVLTLRFGLDGQGERTLEKIGDYYGLTRERIRQVQDKALRKFKVAYNPRQHVKDRETQQTTSEINKVILPLPQLFKDATRLNPDTSSDSLNSPTLQFFCNPSVSVLIQFQELNAHRRLYANDDSSLKQHLFTLITNKYYAKPTYIIKNIIHLVWGIEATQTDLYSIAQNQLKQWGLLPTSLT; from the coding sequence ATGGTTTATCGGCATATACATATAGAAGACTTAGAACATATCAAGGATGCTTTATCGGTAGCCGTCCTATTTGAATCATTGGGTTATGATGCTGATTGCGATCCCCTTGAGGTGAGTGACCTACAGTTATCGCCTAGTAATACCGAAGCAATAAAAACAGCGTATCTAATTGCAAATCAGGAAAAGGGAACACTACAAGTATTTTTATTGGAACTAGAACCGAAAAGTTGGAGTTCTAATGCAGGAGTAATCGTCCGACTAACGGCGATTGCCAAGAATTTATGCCAGCGTGATACGGATATTTTAATTGTCGCTACAGTAAATTATCAACAATTAGTGTTAATCAGTCCTTTCCAAACACTTGACCAACAATTAAATCTTAAGTTGAGCATTGCTAAGATGTTCATCAACGTCAAAAACCCCAGCTTTTATGACTTGAATCAATTAGAGAAAATAGCTGCTCATAGCCTCAAACCTAGCCAACTTTATCAGGTGCAACACCAAACCTTGAAACAGGTGAGGGAAGAGAAACGGCAACCCATCAGTACAGATTTAGTGCAATGCTACCTCAGAGAAATTGGCCGGATTCCATTACTTAAACGCGAGGATGAGATATCTTTAGCTCAACAGGTACAGCGATGGATTCAGTTAGAACAAGGTAAGCAGTCTTTAAATTCTAAACTCCACCGAGAACCTACGCGCTCAGAGTGGGCAAATGCTACGGGTTTGTCGTTATCTCAGTTAGAGGATGCTATTTCTAAGGGACGAAAGGCCCAAAAATCTCTAGTTTATAGTAACCTCAGATTGGTGGTATCCATTGCCAAAATTTACCAACATCGTGGCCTAGAGTTATTAGATTTAATTCAGCATGGAAACGAGGGATTGATTAAAGCTACTGAAAAATTTGACCCGATAAAGGGTTATAAATTCTCCACCTATGCAACCCATTGGATTCGGCAGCATATTACTCGTGGCTTGTGTAATGAGTCCAGAATAATTCGTCTACCTGTCCACATCCAGGAGAGTCTGAGCAAAGTAAAAAAAACAACCCGTCACCTCACCCTTAAACTTGAGCATATCCCCAGTTTAGAAAAGATTGCGGTTGAGTTAGAAATGAGTGTGGAACAAGTTAAATTTTTACGCCGAATCAACAAATTAAGCCAGCCAAGCTCATTAGATGCTCTACTAACCGATGACTTAACTCTAGCTGATTTACTCCCCAGTAAAGATAACTTGGCTCAATGCTTAGAACAGCAATGGATGCGTGAAGAAATTGATAAAGCATTGTCTACTTTAAAACCCCGAGAGCAAGAAGTGCTAACCCTTCGATTTGGCTTAGATGGTCAGGGAGAACGGACCCTAGAAAAAATTGGTGATTACTATGGACTGACACGAGAAAGAATCCGTCAAGTTCAGGATAAGGCACTAAGGAAATTTAAAGTGGCATACAACCCACGACAACACGTTAAAGATAGAGAGACCCAACAAACTACTTCAGAAATAAATAAAGTTATTCTACCGCTACCACAATTGTTTAAAGATGCCACTCGATTAAACCCTGACACCAGTAGTGATTCACTGAACTCCCCCACTTTGCAATTTTTTTGCAATCCTTCCGTATCTGTACTCATTCAGTTCCAAGAATTGAACGCTCATCGTCGGCTCTATGCCAATGACGATTCATCCTTAAAACAACACCTATTTACCTTAATCACAAATAAATACTATGCCAAACCTACATACATTATCAAAAACATTATCCACCTCGTTTGGGGAATTGAGGCCACTCAAACTGACCTCTACTCTATTGCCCAGAACCAACTAAAACAATGGGGACTTCTTCCAACCTCTTTAACTTA
- a CDS encoding DUF3854 domain-containing protein, with translation MITHPEQTVENRLNDRHYFELIERRGLQKDWVEANCYSISKEEASLRLGYQAKSDGIWIQGDGIQGQFKPDKPWRSSGDKKAPKYRSPMNFDHSYDAIAPKHPTNQIFWTSDELRKYCYQIDGIPIILLTEAALKAIAPTAVGIPTLGLLGVSQGLTSKKQDIQSKRYLIPILESYAKQGFGFCLGFDADCATNTNVSWEQLKLANQLKLFGCPVFSITGLWSVEEGKGIDDFIQKNGANKFRDIMSRAQKIEDWEKQFKESLPSDKTPTPRKLGLEIAEKYQSCWRFHNEQKTWRKWTGKCWEAVEEEAFAYFVFNEIESRNIDYPTNKYVENVAKTLKLKLFSEAWETWDRKRFIPFNNCVVDIETGEVHEHCPGMRFLSFIPRDWCILENLNGSDALGSLNQYCPHTFKYLSSAMRDDPSKVLKLLAIINGIIKWRFHDLQMFIHLVGEPGAGKGVFIRLLQNIIGKSNFSAATLTKLDDDYTIASVIDKQLVICPDEDRKSSGFGGLKALTGGDSISYRQIYKKPASSPFYGSLIVVSNRAIFAGDTTGLERRLCLVNFDRRVPDIERNSRIEDALQEELGALTAIALSMPDNLVTELIRGIGSADVPEFRSASWQLTLDTNSVALHLDECLVNDADAQIEVASLYEDYREFCQNSGVSPMAKQRYSQELVAITNHRLGWVGIDHARAIVQGSRKRVIKGIRFRTSSDNDIPTPSESFSSGTAGTARDSTGTALKTELSPYEHKGFSDLGQHFDDLQEHRPIIITNPVVTNDAVQNIEKTTVPTVPLEPQGFQPSQLLSTSCPGAVPVENSVPSAVPSKPVLPDKELLDESNALIHDLMDKGVAHREISEIIKRKWNRENRIKMSNLELSELISELKFMSGDYPSLGGSKENQRKAIESIAAKIAKINSQADWRELLKANKHIKDQIKWVLWRHVEPRVRTRVMPFIWGDASQLCLDLSSH, from the coding sequence ATGATAACACATCCTGAGCAAACTGTCGAAAATCGATTAAACGATCGCCATTACTTTGAACTTATTGAGCGTCGGGGACTTCAGAAAGACTGGGTAGAAGCAAATTGCTACAGCATCAGCAAAGAAGAAGCATCCCTGAGACTGGGGTATCAAGCAAAATCTGATGGAATCTGGATTCAGGGTGATGGAATTCAGGGGCAATTCAAGCCAGATAAACCTTGGCGGTCATCAGGGGACAAGAAGGCACCAAAGTATCGCTCTCCAATGAACTTTGACCATAGCTACGACGCCATCGCCCCAAAACATCCCACCAATCAAATTTTCTGGACTTCAGATGAACTCAGAAAATATTGCTATCAAATTGATGGAATTCCAATTATTTTGTTGACCGAGGCAGCGTTAAAGGCGATCGCACCAACAGCAGTAGGCATCCCAACACTAGGTCTTTTGGGCGTATCCCAAGGTTTGACGAGCAAAAAGCAAGACATTCAATCCAAACGCTATCTAATCCCTATTCTTGAGAGCTATGCCAAGCAAGGATTTGGTTTTTGCTTAGGTTTCGATGCAGACTGTGCAACAAATACGAATGTATCATGGGAGCAACTGAAACTTGCCAATCAGCTAAAGTTGTTTGGTTGTCCGGTTTTTTCAATTACTGGATTGTGGTCTGTGGAAGAAGGTAAGGGGATTGACGATTTTATTCAAAAAAATGGAGCGAATAAGTTCCGGGATATCATGTCCCGGGCGCAAAAGATTGAAGATTGGGAGAAGCAATTCAAAGAATCTCTCCCCAGTGACAAAACACCCACCCCTCGCAAACTAGGTCTGGAGATTGCGGAAAAATACCAATCTTGCTGGCGGTTTCACAATGAGCAAAAGACTTGGAGAAAGTGGACCGGCAAGTGCTGGGAAGCAGTGGAAGAGGAAGCCTTCGCGTATTTTGTTTTCAACGAGATTGAGTCTCGCAACATTGACTACCCCACAAACAAATATGTTGAGAACGTGGCAAAGACCCTGAAGCTAAAGCTATTTTCTGAGGCTTGGGAGACATGGGACCGCAAGCGATTCATCCCCTTCAATAACTGCGTCGTAGACATTGAGACCGGGGAGGTCCATGAACATTGCCCTGGGATGAGGTTTCTCAGTTTCATCCCACGCGATTGGTGCATTCTGGAAAATCTTAACGGCAGTGATGCGCTTGGCTCTTTGAATCAATATTGCCCCCACACCTTTAAATACTTATCGTCAGCTATGAGGGATGACCCATCCAAGGTGCTTAAGCTATTGGCAATCATTAATGGAATAATCAAATGGAGATTCCACGACCTCCAGATGTTTATTCACTTGGTAGGAGAACCCGGGGCTGGCAAAGGGGTATTTATTCGGCTTCTCCAAAACATCATTGGTAAAAGCAATTTCTCAGCAGCCACGTTAACAAAATTAGACGATGACTACACCATCGCTTCTGTCATAGATAAGCAGTTAGTCATCTGTCCAGATGAGGACCGGAAGTCGTCAGGGTTTGGGGGTCTCAAGGCTCTAACAGGCGGCGACTCCATCTCATATCGGCAGATTTACAAGAAGCCAGCATCAAGTCCTTTTTACGGTTCCTTGATTGTTGTCAGTAACCGAGCAATTTTTGCAGGGGACACTACAGGGCTAGAACGTCGGCTATGTTTGGTCAACTTCGATCGCCGTGTACCTGACATAGAGCGCAATAGCCGGATTGAGGATGCCCTACAGGAAGAATTGGGCGCATTAACTGCGATCGCCTTATCAATGCCAGATAATCTGGTTACCGAGTTAATCCGAGGGATTGGCAGTGCTGACGTGCCTGAGTTCCGCTCGGCAAGTTGGCAATTAACTTTAGACACCAACAGCGTGGCACTCCATTTAGACGAATGCCTAGTCAATGATGCTGATGCTCAGATAGAAGTCGCCAGTTTGTATGAGGATTATCGGGAGTTTTGCCAAAATTCTGGAGTCTCCCCGATGGCAAAGCAGCGATACTCGCAAGAATTGGTTGCCATCACTAACCACCGTCTGGGTTGGGTTGGGATTGACCATGCAAGGGCAATTGTTCAGGGTTCTCGCAAGCGGGTCATCAAGGGCATCCGGTTCCGAACTTCCTCGGATAACGATATCCCCACCCCATCAGAATCCTTCTCCTCCGGGACAGCCGGGACAGCTCGGGACAGCACCGGGACAGCACTCAAAACTGAACTGTCCCCTTACGAACACAAGGGTTTCAGCGATTTGGGACAGCACTTTGATGACTTACAAGAACATCGCCCAATCATCATCACCAACCCCGTGGTGACGAATGATGCTGTGCAAAACATAGAAAAAACTACCGTCCCAACTGTCCCCCTAGAACCACAAGGGTTTCAGCCGTCCCAACTGCTGTCCACAAGCTGTCCCGGTGCTGTCCCAGTTGAAAATTCTGTCCCAAGTGCTGTCCCGTCCAAGCCTGTACTTCCAGACAAAGAACTGTTGGATGAAAGTAATGCCCTGATTCATGACCTCATGGATAAAGGTGTTGCTCACAGGGAAATCTCGGAAATTATTAAACGCAAATGGAATCGAGAGAACAGAATCAAGATGAGCAATTTGGAGCTATCTGAACTCATCAGCGAGTTGAAATTTATGTCCGGTGACTATCCCTCACTAGGCGGCTCCAAAGAAAACCAACGGAAGGCGATAGAGTCGATCGCCGCCAAAATTGCCAAGATTAATTCCCAGGCCGATTGGCGTGAACTGCTCAAGGCTAACAAGCATATCAAGGACCAAATCAAATGGGTTTTATGGCGTCATGTTGAGCCACGAGTCCGAACGAGGGTCATGCCATTTATTTGGGGTGATGCCAGTCAGCTTTGTTTAGATTTGAGCAGTCATTAA